The segment TTTTGAGTTCATGAGATCTTTCAGACACAAAGCCCTAACAGAGTTTCCCAGTCAGAAGGCATCAGGAAGGCTCTTCGCTTATGGTAAACTTGGGCTTTAGCTTGACAGACCTTTTCCTAATTGTGCCTTTCGGGGACAGTGGCATGGTGTCCATGATGCTCTtgtcctcctccagctgccggGCAGTGCACGAGGGCGTGGGCACTTTCACCGTGTTGCCGAATTTAGAGTAGTCCACCGAGTATCGCCCGTCTTCCTCTGCCACGATGGGCACAAACCTTTGGCCCCAGAGGATTTCGTCCGCCAGGTAGGAGGTTCTGGCCTGGGTGGTGATGCCGGTGGTCTCCACCACCCCTTCCAAGATGACGATGATCTCCAGGTCCTCGTGGTGGTGCAGGTTCATGGGGGAGATGTCGTAGAGGGGGCTGTTCTTGTCTATCACGTGGTAGATGATGAGCGGGGAGACCAGGAAGATGCTGTTGCCCCCCACGGGGTTCTCCATCTGGATGTCGATCTGGTTGAGGGGCACCACCTCGCCCTCCAGGCTGGCCGTCTTCTTCACCACCTGCATGCGGATGGTGGCACTGATGATCATGCTCTTGCGGAGGTCGCCCACCCGCAGCATGAAGCAGAGCCGGCCCTCCCGCAGGGCGATCACCGCGTGCTTGCTGAAGATGAGGGTCTCGGCCCGCCGGTGGGCCTGCGACGTCTTCATGAAGATGCAGCCCAGCATGATGGCGTTGATCACCAGCCCCACGATGTTCTGCACGATCAGCACCAGGATGGCGGCCGGGCACTCCTCCGTCACCATGCGCCCCCCGAAGCCGATGGTCACCTGCACCTCGATGGAGAAGAGGAAGGCGGAGGTGAAGGAGTGGATGCTGGTCACGCAGGGCACGAAGGCGGCCGCGGGCCCGGCCGTCCCCTCGGCGGGGTCCCGCTGCAGCCGGGTGCTGTGGTCCAGGTCCCCGTGCGCGAAGGCGATGAGCCACCAGACCATGCCGAAGAGCAGCCAgctgcacaggaaggacatggtgAAGATGAGCAGCGTGTGCGGCCACTTGAGGTCCACCAGGGTGGTGAAGACGTCCTGCAGGAAGCGCCCCTGCTCGCGGATGTTCTTGTGGGCCACATTGCAGGCGCCGTTCTTGCCCACGAAGCGCGCCCGCCTCTCCCGAGCGCGGTACCGAGCGTGATCGGGCACATCCTCGGCCAGCCGGGTCAGCACGTACTCCTCGGGGATGATCCCCTTCCTCGAGAGCAtggctccgccgccgccgccgcgcacCGCCCCGCCAGCCGGGGGGCGGAGGGGCCGTGCGGGCTCTGCGCGCCCCTGCGCGCTCTGCGCGCCCCTGCGCGCTGCCGCCGGCTCTGCGCGCCCGCGGCCGAGGGAGCGCCGCGGGCTCGGGGGCGCGGCCGCGCCCGGCGCCGAGCGGGGAGCGCCGCCGCCACCGCAGCCCCCGCCGCCGCAGCCGGCCCGGGAGCGCTCCCCGCCGGAGCTGGGGGCGTTTCTTTACCTTTTcaccctcct is part of the Molothrus aeneus isolate 106 chromosome 6, BPBGC_Maene_1.0, whole genome shotgun sequence genome and harbors:
- the KCNJ11 gene encoding ATP-sensitive inward rectifier potassium channel 11; amino-acid sequence: MLSRKGIIPEEYVLTRLAEDVPDHARYRARERRARFVGKNGACNVAHKNIREQGRFLQDVFTTLVDLKWPHTLLIFTMSFLCSWLLFGMVWWLIAFAHGDLDHSTRLQRDPAEGTAGPAAAFVPCVTSIHSFTSAFLFSIEVQVTIGFGGRMVTEECPAAILVLIVQNIVGLVINAIMLGCIFMKTSQAHRRAETLIFSKHAVIALREGRLCFMLRVGDLRKSMIISATIRMQVVKKTASLEGEVVPLNQIDIQMENPVGGNSIFLVSPLIIYHVIDKNSPLYDISPMNLHHHEDLEIIVILEGVVETTGITTQARTSYLADEILWGQRFVPIVAEEDGRYSVDYSKFGNTVKVPTPSCTARQLEEDKSIMDTMPLSPKGTIRKRSVKLKPKFTISEEPS